Part of the Clostridium sporogenes genome, TCATTTCCATGATGTGGATCTGCTGCATTTGCCCCATATCCTACTATTGGATCAAATGAGAATCTTTCTGCACCTAAGTCACTATAAATTTTTGCAAGTCTTTCACCAACTTCTTTTTCTGATAAATCTTGATTTTCTTTAAATAAGCTATATAATTTTTCCATAGCAGCGTCATTTGCTTTTGATGAAGCTCTCATTAATTCTTTTTCTTTTTCATCTTTGAACATTCTTGCTCTATCTATTATTATTGAACCATTAACAAATTTGCTTCCGCCTTCTAATTCCATAAGTCTTAATAAAAAACGTGCTGGCCAATTTTTATCTACACCCATTACTTTATCTTTTTCAACATATTTAGAAATTATTTCTACTCCATCTTGGTTATCATTAAACCAAACTTTTTCTACTCCTAAGTCTTCAGTTACTGGGAATAATTCATTTATAAATAATTTATGGTTCCCATTTTCATTAAGGTAAAGAGCTATTAGCCTTTCTCCTGTATGAATCCATTTTCCTGTTAAATAAAATATAGCTGGTGCATCTGAAATCAACATTTGAGGAATTTCTCTTTCTTTCATTCCCTCTAAAACTTTATTAAGTCTTTCTTGGTTCATAAAAATCCACTCCTAAATTTATATTTATTTTTTTATTCTCTATATAAAAGAGAAACAAAATCAATATTTATTTGTGAAAAAGACTACCTTTTAGATAGCCTCTTAATTCATATTTCTATTTTTCTTCTCTAAATCCTGTTTTTTTAACAAAATTATTCCATTTCCATAAGCCTATACCTATAACTAAAACTGCTCCGCCTATCATTTCTAATTCATATATAATATTTTCTTTTAAAGTTGGCATAACTGGTGCTGCTGATAAAACTATTCCTACTACTGATATTATAAGTACCATATTAGCTATAGATATAGCTTTTCCATTATTTTTAGACATTTCATATGGTCTTACTTCGTTTGGTCTGTCTTGTCTTAACTTTATATACGAACGGAATAATAAAACATATGGGAATAATGATGTTAATGCTGTCATTGTAACAAGCACATTATATATTGCATCAACGGATGGTAACAATGTAGTAGTTAATAATATTATACTTACTATAACCGCTTGTAATATAACTGCTTGTACAGGTATATTGTGTTCATTAACCTTTGTAAACTTCTCTGTAAATATTCCTTTTTTAACACTACCAAATAACATTTTTATTGGTGATGCTATATAAAGTATTATAGCTCCAAGCACTGATAAAGAAATACCAAAAGCTATTATTCTTATAAACCATGGTCCTATTCCTAAATTAGCTGCAACAGTCCCTAAGGCTGCTAATATACCTTCAGATGCAGTTATCTTATCTGTTGGAATAATCATAGTTATAGCAATTGAACCTAATACATAAAGACCTCCAACTATAGCTGCTGATATTAAAATTGCCTTTGGGAAATTTTTTTTAGCATCATCTATTTCTGTAACAAAGTTTGCGGCAGTTTCTGCTCCCGCAAGACCGAACATAACTGATGAAATTGCTGCTAAAGTATCCATGTTTAATTTTGGTGTTAACGTAGCTACTGTATAAGTTGATGCTGGTTTATGTCCAAACACTAATACAGATATAAGAGCCATTACTATTAAAAGAACTGCTGGCACAGTTGAGCCTAATGCTCCTACATTAGTAAATATCTTAGCAAAGGCCATACCTTTAGTACTAATTAATGAAAGTATCCAAAATATAACTAATGAACATATAAGTACAAACATTTTATTTCCTGCAAGTTCTGGTTTTCCTAATACGTAAGAAACGTTTACTATTAAAAATGTTAAAAATGAAGAATACCAAAATAATTTAGCTGTCCAATTTAACCAAGAAACCATAAATCCCCATTTTTCTCCATAGGCTTCTTTTACCCATTCATAAAGCCCTCCATCTCTTGGATAAGTAGCTGCAAGTTCTGCACAAATAAGCGCACTTGGTAAGAAAAATATAAATGCGAATAATACCCAGGCCGGTATAGCACCAAGACCTAACCCAAAACTAGATGCTGTAGATTTTGCTATCCACCTAATTCCAAAGAGCGCTGATACATTCATGAAAACTAAGTCCCATAGACCTATTTTCTTTTTCATGTCTATCCCTCCATACGTAAATTCTTTAGTTTCGTTAAATATTCAAATTAAAAATTTTTAAATATTTTCAGTATATTTTGATAATACCATAATTTTTTCTTGATGTATATATATTTTTTTCGATATTACAGTAATTTTTTATTGTTTACTGTAATAAATTTGTTGTTTTTTTGTTTATATTAAGAATTTTGAATTATTGGTAAAACACTCTATTATGTCATATATTTTTTTAATATTTATTATATACTTTTCTAATAATCTTGAATTACCAAGGTTATTATGCTATTATTATTGAAAGAAAAGTAAGATTTTTCTGGATTTTGCTAATATACATATTGGAGGTCAAAATGATCAATGAAATTGCTGAAAAAATTAGAAATCTAAGAAAAGAAAAAAATTTAACCTTAAAAGATCTTGGTGAAAAGACAGGTTTATCTATAAGTTTTTTATCACAAGTGGAAAATAGTTCCTCTTCTCTTGCAATTACTTCTTTAAAAAAAATTGCAGATGCATTAAATGTACCTATAACCTATTTTTTCAAAAGTCCAGAACTTCATAGATATTTAGTGAAAAAGCAAGAAAGAGAAGTTTTTCAACTTGAAGGCTCTAGTTCTAAGTTCATAAAATTAAGTGGTAATTTTACGGAAAGAAATATGGAGTCTATATTAGTTGTAATACCTGCTGAAAAACAGCATGGTCATAAATTTAGTCATCCAGGAGAAGAGTTTATATATGTATTAGAAGGAGCTATTATAGCTAATCTAGATGGGGAAGAATATTTTGTAAATGAAGGTGATTCCATTCATTTCCCTTCTACTATACCGCATATACTTTCTAATCCTCTTAAAACAGATTCTAAAATATTGACAGTAGTATCTCCTGTAATTTTTTAAAAATAATTATATAATTGATATTCATGTGCTATTTATATATAAAAGATTTCCAAATATTAAAGTAAATTTATACTTACAAATGTTTGGAAATCTTTTTTAATTATTAATATGTTTTTTAAACATATTAATCTTCATCATAAAAATCTAGGTAAGAATATTTTTCTTTATTCTTTTGCCATCCTAATATAGCTTCCATATTAACATTTTTAGATGACATAAATATAGATTTATCTACGTCCTTAAAGTTTTTCTTTAATTCTTTAATTAAGTCTTTTATTTCATGTCTTTTATTACCTATTTTACCTGCCGCCACCATACAAGCACAGTTTAGAGGCCAAATCCCACTATTTTGTATGAACTTTTGTATATATTCTTCTTCTACATAATACAATGGTCTTATTAATTCTAATCCTTCAAAGTTTGTAGATTTAAATTTAGGTAACATGGTCTTAAAATTTCCCGCATAAAGTACATTTAATAAAATAGTTTCTATAACATCATTAAAATGATGACCTAAAGCTAATTTGTTGCATCCTAATTCTTGAGCTTTAGAATAAAGAGCTCCTCTCCTCATTCTAGCGCACATATAACAAGGATAGTCCTTAGCTATATCATCTATAACTTTAAAAATATCAGAATCAAACAAATTAATAGGTATATTTAAATAATCACAGTTATCTATTAATAATTTCTTTATATCCTCATGATAACCTGGATTCATTGAAATAAACTCTATTTCGAAATTTATTTGGCCATGTTTTTTTAACTCTTGAAATAATTTTGCCATTAAAATACTATCTTTTCCCCCAGAAACTGCCACAGCTATTTTATCACCGTCTTCTACAAGGTTATATTCTTTAATAGCTTTAATAAATTTATTCCATATAGGTTTTCTATATTTTTTAATA contains:
- a CDS encoding M24 family metallopeptidase, whose translation is MNQERLNKVLEGMKEREIPQMLISDAPAIFYLTGKWIHTGERLIALYLNENGNHKLFINELFPVTEDLGVEKVWFNDNQDGVEIISKYVEKDKVMGVDKNWPARFLLRLMELEGGSKFVNGSIIIDRARMFKDEKEKELMRASSKANDAAMEKLYSLFKENQDLSEKEVGERLAKIYSDLGAERFSFDPIVGYGANAADPHHGNDGSKLKEGDCIVLDIGCVKDSYCSDMTRVFFYKSVPEHSKEVYDTVVAANMAGIAAVKPGVRFCDIDKASRDVIEKAGYGKYFTHRTGHSIGIEDHDLGDVSAVNTEEIKPGMIFSIEPGIYLPGEVGVRIEDLVLVTEDGCEVLNKYSKELAIIE
- a CDS encoding tRNA 2-thiocytidine biosynthesis TtcA family protein — encoded protein: MSGIAGKGCEVLVPFNERIPLKDIEKSIIKKYRKPIWNKFIKAIKEYNLVEDGDKIAVAVSGGKDSILMAKLFQELKKHGQINFEIEFISMNPGYHEDIKKLLIDNCDYLNIPINLFDSDIFKVIDDIAKDYPCYMCARMRRGALYSKAQELGCNKLALGHHFNDVIETILLNVLYAGNFKTMLPKFKSTNFEGLELIRPLYYVEEEYIQKFIQNSGIWPLNCACMVAAGKIGNKRHEIKDLIKELKKNFKDVDKSIFMSSKNVNMEAILGWQKNKEKYSYLDFYDED
- a CDS encoding APC family permease — translated: MKKKIGLWDLVFMNVSALFGIRWIAKSTASSFGLGLGAIPAWVLFAFIFFLPSALICAELAATYPRDGGLYEWVKEAYGEKWGFMVSWLNWTAKLFWYSSFLTFLIVNVSYVLGKPELAGNKMFVLICSLVIFWILSLISTKGMAFAKIFTNVGALGSTVPAVLLIVMALISVLVFGHKPASTYTVATLTPKLNMDTLAAISSVMFGLAGAETAANFVTEIDDAKKNFPKAILISAAIVGGLYVLGSIAITMIIPTDKITASEGILAALGTVAANLGIGPWFIRIIAFGISLSVLGAIILYIASPIKMLFGSVKKGIFTEKFTKVNEHNIPVQAVILQAVIVSIILLTTTLLPSVDAIYNVLVTMTALTSLFPYVLLFRSYIKLRQDRPNEVRPYEMSKNNGKAISIANMVLIISVVGIVLSAAPVMPTLKENIIYELEMIGGAVLVIGIGLWKWNNFVKKTGFREEK
- a CDS encoding helix-turn-helix domain-containing protein; this translates as MINEIAEKIRNLRKEKNLTLKDLGEKTGLSISFLSQVENSSSSLAITSLKKIADALNVPITYFFKSPELHRYLVKKQEREVFQLEGSSSKFIKLSGNFTERNMESILVVIPAEKQHGHKFSHPGEEFIYVLEGAIIANLDGEEYFVNEGDSIHFPSTIPHILSNPLKTDSKILTVVSPVIF